The following are encoded in a window of Armatimonadota bacterium genomic DNA:
- a CDS encoding DUF2330 domain-containing protein, giving the protein MRVTVRAIAAASLVLAMTVGYACCMAYATAQPVTLVDEKAIIIWNAEQKREHFIRQASFDGEAEHFGFIVPLPSHPEVAEADVAAFDLLESLIPRDPEADSAESEGTDSDDDADGVEVIEQYVVGDYEVTILTATDGKSMLAWLEENEYDSRPAMEEWLDHYSKMDWFFAALKFIRESDANEPKTEALRISFDTDAPFYPYKMPTDTWPDPHYRPLALYFIASGKASAQYQDNSAEWEAEILWSGRLPGETQERLEEQLGLADTDFPSNAMVTVFHNNRTERGYDSDLAFHVFKPLLSMWASFALLAGIVAVVIIVAWRRSKANAR; this is encoded by the coding sequence ATGAGGGTAACGGTTAGAGCGATTGCGGCTGCTTCACTTGTTCTTGCAATGACGGTCGGCTACGCGTGCTGCATGGCGTACGCAACTGCCCAACCGGTCACTCTGGTCGATGAGAAGGCGATCATCATCTGGAACGCCGAGCAGAAACGGGAACACTTCATCCGACAAGCGTCGTTCGACGGTGAAGCCGAGCATTTTGGATTCATCGTGCCGCTGCCATCGCACCCGGAGGTCGCAGAGGCAGATGTCGCGGCATTTGATCTCCTCGAGTCGTTGATTCCGAGAGACCCGGAAGCGGACAGCGCTGAAAGCGAGGGCACTGATTCTGACGATGATGCAGATGGAGTCGAGGTTATCGAACAGTACGTAGTCGGCGACTACGAGGTCACGATCCTCACCGCTACGGACGGCAAGTCGATGCTCGCATGGCTCGAAGAGAACGAGTACGACTCGCGCCCGGCGATGGAAGAGTGGCTCGACCATTACTCCAAGATGGACTGGTTTTTCGCGGCGTTGAAGTTCATCCGAGAGTCGGACGCCAATGAACCGAAGACGGAGGCTCTGCGGATCTCGTTCGACACCGATGCGCCGTTCTACCCCTACAAGATGCCGACGGATACTTGGCCGGACCCGCACTACCGCCCACTGGCGCTCTACTTTATCGCGAGCGGCAAAGCAAGTGCGCAGTATCAGGACAACAGCGCCGAATGGGAAGCTGAGATCCTGTGGTCAGGCCGGCTGCCGGGTGAGACACAAGAGCGCTTGGAAGAACAGCTCGGACTCGCAGATACGGATTTTCCGTCGAACGCGATGGTCACGGTCTTCCATAACAATCGTACCGAGCGAGGATATGACAGCGATCTTGCGTTCCATGTATTCAAGCCGTTACTGTCGATGTGGGCCTCATTCGCTCTGTTGGCAGGGATAGTAGCGGTAGTCATTATCGTCGCCTGGCGCCGCAGCAAAGCTAATGCAAGATGA
- a CDS encoding amidase, whose translation MPTETRFTRKQVLKGILIAAVAPAVPGVASAQQPEQQTSDITLDDLKTLEKMVGIEFTDEERGEVLRSVQRYRDGYEAIREMQIDNSVPPPTPFVPVGKQPSPSRAMSCQHRAMPDLERPATDEDLAFMTVAELSQLIKQRKMSPVELTEVYIKRLDAYGVKLLNVITPLPEHARKQAKQAEKEIMAGDYRGPLHGIPYGIKDLFSVAGYSTTWGSEPHVSQVFDYDAAVVEKLSEAGAICCAKLSMGALAMNDHWHKGRTKNPWNPSQGSSGSSAGPGSAMAAGLVAFTIGTETQGSIISPSHRCRVTGLRPTFGRVSRYGAMVLSWSMDKAGPMCRTAEDCMLVLSAIQGGDPRDTGSVDRPFHWHCDVDLSQLKIGLLSDGDALGELDGDVEYEDYIELLKSMGAKPEYVEFTNLPEGIMIDLSVECAAAFDDFTLGDDIDDLKNSRWPQIFRAHRYVTAVEYMQVMRARTVVMRKFEEELGDLDVLIAPGRGSYPLLITNRTGHPQLLVPYGEDDRGRARSVSLFGRLYDEATMCKVAWRMQQETGFYKLRPDLSGL comes from the coding sequence ATGCCGACAGAAACCAGATTCACGCGCAAGCAAGTCCTCAAAGGCATTCTCATAGCGGCGGTTGCACCGGCGGTGCCAGGCGTCGCTTCGGCCCAGCAGCCCGAGCAGCAGACCAGCGACATCACGCTCGACGACCTCAAGACCCTGGAGAAGATGGTCGGGATCGAGTTCACCGATGAAGAGCGCGGCGAGGTGCTGCGAAGCGTACAGCGGTATCGCGACGGCTATGAGGCGATACGGGAGATGCAGATCGACAACTCTGTTCCACCGCCTACCCCGTTCGTGCCAGTCGGCAAGCAGCCGTCCCCGTCGCGGGCAATGTCGTGTCAACACCGCGCCATGCCGGATCTAGAACGGCCAGCTACGGACGAAGACCTCGCCTTCATGACGGTCGCCGAACTGAGTCAGCTGATCAAGCAGAGGAAGATGTCGCCCGTCGAGCTGACCGAGGTTTACATCAAACGGCTCGATGCATACGGCGTGAAACTGCTGAACGTCATCACGCCGTTGCCCGAGCACGCTCGAAAGCAGGCAAAGCAGGCAGAAAAGGAGATCATGGCCGGCGATTACCGCGGTCCGCTCCACGGCATTCCGTACGGGATCAAGGACCTCTTTTCCGTCGCTGGCTATTCAACGACCTGGGGATCGGAGCCGCACGTTTCGCAGGTCTTCGATTACGATGCAGCGGTCGTCGAGAAGCTGTCCGAAGCAGGCGCGATCTGTTGCGCGAAGCTCAGCATGGGCGCCCTGGCGATGAACGACCACTGGCATAAAGGACGGACGAAGAACCCTTGGAACCCGAGCCAGGGTTCGAGCGGTTCGTCCGCTGGGCCGGGGTCTGCAATGGCCGCTGGACTGGTTGCGTTTACAATCGGCACGGAGACCCAGGGCTCGATCATATCGCCGTCCCACCGCTGTCGGGTCACCGGTCTAAGGCCTACGTTCGGCCGCGTCAGCCGCTACGGCGCGATGGTGCTGAGTTGGAGCATGGACAAGGCAGGCCCGATGTGCCGAACCGCAGAAGACTGCATGCTCGTCCTCAGCGCGATCCAAGGCGGCGACCCCAGAGACACAGGATCTGTCGACCGTCCGTTCCATTGGCACTGCGACGTTGATCTCAGCCAGTTGAAGATCGGCCTTCTATCCGATGGCGATGCGCTCGGCGAGCTCGACGGAGATGTCGAGTACGAAGACTACATCGAGCTGCTGAAGAGCATGGGGGCGAAGCCCGAATACGTGGAGTTCACCAATCTGCCTGAGGGAATCATGATCGATCTGTCGGTCGAGTGCGCGGCCGCGTTTGACGACTTTACGCTAGGCGACGACATCGACGACCTGAAGAACAGCCGCTGGCCACAGATATTCCGCGCACATCGGTACGTCACTGCCGTCGAGTACATGCAAGTGATGCGAGCGCGGACCGTGGTGATGCGGAAGTTCGAGGAAGAGCTGGGCGACTTGGACGTGCTCATCGCGCCAGGCCGAGGCAGCTATCCGCTGCTCATCACGAACCGCACAGGGCATCCGCAGCTGCTTGTGCCTTACGGCGAGGACGATCGTGGCCGGGCAAGGAGCGTGTCGTTGTTCGGGCGCCTGTACGACGAAGCCACGATGTGCAAAGTCGCGTGGCGAATGCAGCAAGAGACCGGGTTCTATAAACTGCGCCCAGATTTGTCCGGCCTGTAG
- a CDS encoding two pore domain potassium channel family protein, whose translation MAAERRSHFKTLLRGEEDMQRLSYERLTLLAALMMLAPAIVGEIIKAPSLDLNEGVGRWLFVSTVIIVTASYYFVNFFIARTFQRSGHAGRWPIRIATVSAIIAIASFVPGSFGFGESYAKVHEIIGDLGFIGMGFVSAYAIGFDLVKTTVVRAREVWGSIALYLIVGVSFSYVYGILAQINPEAFSEFFETGMGSRPDLIYFSFVTQMSVGFGDIIPVSQLARNLVILHGLFGILYPPILIARLVNLRFAGQSD comes from the coding sequence CGATCGCACTTCAAAACGCTTCTGAGGGGCGAGGAAGACATGCAGCGGCTGAGCTACGAGCGGTTGACGCTTTTGGCCGCACTTATGATGCTTGCGCCGGCGATCGTCGGCGAAATCATCAAGGCGCCATCCCTCGATCTGAATGAGGGGGTTGGCCGTTGGTTGTTTGTGAGCACGGTAATCATCGTCACCGCGAGCTACTACTTCGTCAACTTCTTCATCGCTCGGACGTTTCAGCGCTCGGGGCACGCGGGACGATGGCCTATTCGGATCGCGACGGTTTCGGCGATCATTGCGATAGCTAGTTTCGTGCCTGGCTCGTTCGGATTCGGTGAAAGTTACGCCAAGGTGCACGAAATCATAGGCGACCTCGGTTTCATCGGCATGGGGTTTGTCAGCGCCTACGCGATCGGGTTCGACTTGGTAAAAACAACCGTTGTCAGGGCACGGGAAGTTTGGGGGAGCATCGCGCTTTACTTGATCGTGGGCGTCTCCTTCAGCTACGTGTACGGGATACTTGCACAGATCAATCCGGAGGCGTTTTCCGAGTTCTTCGAGACGGGGATGGGCTCGCGGCCCGACCTCATCTACTTCAGCTTCGTGACGCAGATGTCAGTCGGATTTGGCGACATCATCCCGGTGTCGCAGCTCGCCCGCAACTTAGTGATCCTGCACGGCCTGTTCGGCATCCTGTATCCGCCGATCCTGATCGCGAGGCTGGTCAACCTGCGCTTCGCCGGGCAGTCCGACTAG